GAATAACGACCAAGGTCGAGACGGAATGGAACCGGCGGACACGCCGATCACGATCCCTGTCTTCGAAGCTTCTATGGTGGTGCAAAAGACAGCGTCAACTCTGTTGCATTATATTACAGTGGCGCCTCAATCGATAGATGAAGATGTTTACCTGGAGAAGAAGGCGGCGGTGGAGGTGGCTCCGATGCCGGCGTCGGCGGAAGGTGATGTTGTCTAGCGGGGAGAGCAGGTAGACAAGGTAGTAGCTGTACCCCTTGATGGCGCCTCCGGTGTTGTTGTCAAACAGCTGCACCAGCAAGTTGGCGTAGCTAGAGATGCAGCTCGCGCACTCGCTAGTGTAGAGGTCCCTGGTGCACTAGGCCAGCCTATACATCTTCCGCGCGCCCGTGCCCGAGTACGGTGTGCTGCTGTTGAAGATCCATAGCGGCGAAGCGGCGACGCCGCCCGTAGCGCTTCGGGGGTCACTGGCACCCCGGTGATGGATGTGTCCACGCAGAACACGCTGAGTACCGGAGCACGCACGCGTCGTAAGTTGCGCTCACAATTCGGCTACCCGGGCACACCGTCGTGATTCCAGTAGGCGCCCCGATCAGGAAGTAGAGGCACTGCGCCGCTTTGTGGTCCGCGAAGCACATGATGAGGCCAAACGCCTCATCAGCCCCCACTACCGGAAACAGGGCCGTTGCTAAGAGCCagcgtctttgccgagagccaaatgtcaggctctcggcaaagaaagctTTGCCGAGAGTTGGCCCTCGGCAACGGTAGGCCATCGGCAAaaccatatttgccgagggccaggccgtcggcaaagaattcctCTCGGCAAtcgggccctttgccgagggtccggCCGTCGGCAAAAAAAGGCCATCGGCCTTCACCTGCCGTCTGTTTTGCCGAGGGCCAGAATTTGGCCCTCCGCAAAGAattactttgtcgagtgtcgtttctgtgccctcggcaaaatattttttttttgctttttttgctTCCAAACTTTTTCCCTGGGTTTACTGTTGTACCTTAAAGTACATATTAAAATTTGgagcttttttattttattagctatatttaataagtttatttcatttacttgaattcttcccggtaattcaaatttgaactacaggtgcatcgaatattggaattgagtgattcaaaaaatcatattcatggtattgcatgtggtgtgagacCTTATCCAGTGACAGATGCCAAATTTGGCGCATCGTTTTAACGGAACACGGCGAGGAACTTGCgtgtaaagtatttttaaattatataaaatggaaacaaagtctgaaattcatgaaacttgtcaaggtgTCATTTCATCGCGTGTataggctatgataaaaaattgagtgggtttcgagcaagttgcgatgtccgatgcctaaaacccagacatctgatcacatgcggagatgtctgggttttaggcatcgaacgtcgcaacttgctcgaaacccactcaattttttatcacagcctatacatgcgatgaaatgacaccttgacaagtttcatgaattgtggacttcgtttccattttatataatttaaaaatactttacacGCAAGTTCCTCGCCGTGTTCCGTTAAAACGATGCGCCAAATTTAGCATCTGTCACTGGATAAGgtctcacaccacatgcaataccatgaatatgattttttgaatcactcaattccaatattcgatgcacctgcagttcaaatttgaattaccgggaagaattcaagtaaatgaaataaacctattaaatatagctaataaaataaaaaaagctcCAAATTTTAAATATGTCTTTTAAATATTATTGTTAGCCACCAAATAAATTTtgggaaaaaaaacaaaaaaaaatttgtattTGCTGAGAGCCTCAAAGGGCTCtgggcaaagagttttttttaaaacaaataaaaaacaacTTTGCCAAGAGCCcagatctgggccctcggcaaaggtctaGTCCACATAGACCGGTCACGGCCCAGTCAGCCTTTCCTCTTGGCCACGCACCCCTCATCCCTTCCTCTCGCCACTGACGCAGCCTCTCCCCCGCCCCAGCCCCATCACCGCGCCGCCGTAGCCTGCCCCCGCACCGTCCCCGCGCCACCAAAGGTGGCCCCCGCCCCATCCCCGCGCCGCCGTAGCCCGCCCCCGCCCCGTCCCCACGCCGCCGGAGCAGCAGCCCGGCCCGCGTCGTCGTCAGGGCCACGTTGTCCCCCACCTCGACCGTCCCTGGCCGGCCCCGCGCGCCCCCGGCCACACCCGCCGGTGGCCCACCCGGCGGCCAATGCGTCCCCGGCCGGCCCTGCGCGCCCCCGGCCACGCCCGCCGGTGGCCCACCCCCGCGGCCAGCGCATCCCCGGTCGGCCCCGCGTGCCCCTGTCCACGCCCGCCGGTGGCCCACCCTCGCGGCCAGCGCATCCCCGACCGGCCCCGCACGCCCCCCGGCTGGCCCCGTGCGCCCCTGCTGGCCGTGTAGAGAGCATTTGGAGGAGGACaggagaagaggaagggagaagagaggaggggagaAGGAGATGCCGACGACCATCACGCCCCCGCGTCGTCGCGTCACGCCGAGCGGTCGTCGCTGTTTTCCCCGTGTCTAGCCGAAGATGAGGGTGATCCCAACTCCGCGTCGCCCGACTACACTGCCACCCAAGGTAAAGCCCCCCTCCCGCCTGTtgctggccttcgtgccatttctagattagtgggccttcgtgccttttgtggatgtgttggccatcgtgccatatgtcgctgtgtcggccatcgtgccgaaattgtggatgtcggccatcgtgccgtctttttccttgcaggttttggaagcctccccgtacaggggaggttctgtcgaaattttgaacttataaattgtgtttcttgttttgcagagaagagcccgacGAAGGGGACCCGGAGTACCCTGAGCATCTTCCTTCGGGTCTGCCAGCACCGCgtcacctctccactccaccgccaccctaggtataagccCTTTGTCCGTAACCCTAGCTAGATCACGTAAaccagttaggcatctcccgtccgaaagagatacggtcgtaggtatgtggatctctgcatatctgcgaccgtatctgttttggattgtccacgttatttggacagcccgcggatgcgtagatgatttAGTTTGTATGGTCTAGTCCAGTCCGAGATGGagttttggcagcacctccctgttgttctctagatacacactctcccttccaggatgtgtatcgggagaacaacgagaatgtgctgctgaaattctatctcggattggagcagagcatggaaactaacctcatctatgcatccgcgggtgggattaggatctatccctacctattagatagtaggcaaGCGGTGCATATGCTattgatggttatattactctgttatatatatggtagatgatggataaccgtgattggatgtacacgggccgccgtAGTCAGAATCAGGTCACTCGTGAATGGATACAAAAGACTGAGGATTTCTTGGACAAAGCATTTGGTGTGGGTGCTCAAGCAGCGATAGAGGTGTGGTGTCCCTGCAGTGAATGTGCAAATAGGAATAGGAAAACCAGGAAGGTCATTAAGGAACATCTTGTTTGGGTTTATGCCAGACTATACCCAATGGGTGTGCCATGGTGAAGGCCATCGTATTAGAGATGAGGCATTGAGGCCACGCTTAGAGGAGTTTGATAGTGATGGCGGGGTACCAGACATGATGGATGACTTCCACCAAGCACACTTCGGTGTACGATGTACGGACGAAACTGAGGAGCAGGAGCCAGAGGAAACCACAAGGGCATTCTATTGCATGATGGAGTCGGCTAAGAGGCCCCTTCATGACAAGACAAATGTTTCTCAActcgatgccattggacgcttaatggggttaaaGTCCATGCATAACATGAGTCAAGACTGCTTCGATAGTATGCTGGCAGTTTTTGGGACCCTGCTTCCGGTAGATCCACGTGCTGCCGAAGAACATGTACGAGTCAGTGAAGCTCCTCAAAGCTCTTAAGATGCTGTATGAGCAGATACACACTTGAGAACGGGTGCGTcctctttaggaaagaacacgcgaaagcaaagtactgtccaaagtgtaagacctctaggtatgtggaggtagaatctAGTGATGGGCAGAAGAAGCAGCTTggaatccccatgaaagtcctatggtaccttccattcataccgagactccaacggctattcatgagcgaggagtccgcgaaacagatgacatggcacaaaaatggcatccgatacaatcctgacaagatggtacatccatcagatggtgaagcatggcaaaCATTTGATGGCATTTATGCTgacaaagctctagaggctcgtaatgtgcgtgttgcatttgcaatagatgggttcaatccttttgGAATGATggtggccccatacacttgttggccaatcttcgttatccccctcaatctccccccggcgTCCTTCTTCAAcgtcagaacatattcttgtcactAATAATTCCTGGTCACCCGAGGAaacatatgggtgtgttcatggagcctttgaTTGATGAGTTGATCAGTGCATGGGATCacggggtactgacatacgaccgtgctacaaagaggaacttcacaatgcacgtttggtaccactactcgatGCATGACTTTCTAGCGTATGGTctattcagcgcctggtgtgtccacgggaagttcccatgcctggTATGCAAGGCAGCTCTGTAGTTCATTAGGttgaagagtggtggcaagttttcctcgttcgacaaacatcgacaattcctccctcttgaccatgcattcagacgagacattaagaactttacgaaaggtgtcatagtgacagACCCTGAACCGCAGAAGATGATTGGCGCCGAGGTTCTTGCTCAGATAGATGGTCTTGTCGCCAAGGAAGACGGAGTTGGTTTTGTGGGGTATGGTgttcaacatatgtggactcataagttgggcttggagaggcttccctattttaagCACCTGgccctgccacataacattgatgtaatgcacactaagaaGAATGTCGCTGAAGCTCTctaggcaacactcatggacactgacaagtcaaaggacaaccctaaggctagagcggACCTAGCAAGGCTATGCGATAGACCACACCTAGAGATGCGACCACCAAGAgccggcaagacatggagaaggcctaggggCAATTACGTCTTGGAAAAGAAGCATAGGACGGTTGTAGTCCAATGGATCAAGGACTTAATGTTTCCTGATGGGTTTGTAGCGAATCTTAAGAGGGGGGCCAACCCATCTACTagccgagtcttagggatgaagagtcacgacttccacatatggattgagcgccttcttccatcgatggttcgaggcttcgtccctgagcatgtctgggtcGTGCTGGCAGAGTTCAGCTATTTCttctgccagctttgtgccaaggagttatctcgaaaCGTGGTGGCTGACTTGGAAAAAAGAGCCCCTGAGTtgatctgtaagttggagaagatatttccacctggcttcttcctgtcgatgtagcatttgattgtgcacctcccgtacgaggcacgaatgggggggcccgtgcagaaccgctggtgctatccaatcgagagatgtctaaagactattcgcaagaaatgtggaaataaagccagaattgaggcttccatggcAGAGGCGTTCATTaacgaggaggtgtcaaacttcacaacaacatactataagggcaaccttcctagcgtgcataatcgacCGGCTCGTTACAATGAGGACGAAAATAAATCTACCCTCAGCCTTTTGAAAGGGTCACTCGGAAGAGCGAGTGCATTGAGCCCAAAGACCTTGagcaatgaagagtggcgcagtatcatgctatatttgTTGGCCAACCTAGATGAAGTGGCGT
The sequence above is drawn from the Miscanthus floridulus cultivar M001 chromosome 15, ASM1932011v1, whole genome shotgun sequence genome and encodes:
- the LOC136507723 gene encoding glycine-rich protein DOT1-like, with amino-acid sequence MVVGISFSPPLFSLPLLLSSSKCSLHGQQGRTGPAGGRAGPVGDALAARVGHRRAWTGARGADRGCAGRGGGPPAGVAGGAQGRPGTHWPPGGPPAGVAGGARGRPGTVEVGDNVALTTTRAGLLLRRRGDGAGAGYGGAGMGRGPPLVARGRCGGRLRRRGDGAGAGERLRQWREEGMRGASNIGIE